Proteins encoded in a region of the uncultured Paludibaculum sp. genome:
- a CDS encoding radical SAM protein: protein MRAWNRAKLLWAYARGRTRLRALPVEYIVETTAKCNIYCPMCPRETHPQPKEDMTDEVFETLVRQASETGEHMMLIGLGEPFLDRKIFDRIQFCDHHGISSLISTNGTLLDEKAAVRLLDTPLEHITLSFDGYSKETFEFYRKGAKFERVRDNFVNLCRLKQQRKSKLQVVVQMVRMDGNRHEVEDFTRFWRDVPGVDLIRIKEDETNLMRPDAGHGAAEWTHPCHYLWRGPMYVKHNGDAYPCCQSYMLDGAPVGNVLQSSLSDIFDGPEMQRMRRLHLDGRAGEIDICSRCCTTIPHPILVAGSLLFHGRTVRSLLPLVERLVYVAKLPARWLNPPKPAAVNRQSQGTPEAPLVQIGSPRSHKPSDLDPPA from the coding sequence GTGAGAGCCTGGAACCGAGCCAAATTGCTATGGGCCTATGCGCGCGGCCGGACCCGGCTGCGCGCTTTGCCCGTGGAGTACATCGTCGAAACAACGGCGAAGTGCAACATCTACTGCCCGATGTGCCCGCGCGAGACCCATCCTCAACCGAAAGAGGATATGACCGACGAGGTCTTCGAGACCCTGGTTCGTCAGGCCTCCGAGACCGGCGAGCACATGATGCTGATCGGTTTGGGGGAGCCCTTCCTCGACCGCAAGATCTTCGACCGCATCCAATTCTGTGACCACCACGGCATCTCGTCCCTCATCTCCACCAATGGCACCCTGCTGGACGAAAAGGCCGCGGTCCGTCTGTTGGATACCCCACTCGAGCACATCACTCTCAGTTTCGATGGCTACAGCAAGGAGACGTTTGAGTTCTATCGCAAAGGCGCCAAGTTTGAACGTGTTCGCGACAACTTCGTGAACCTCTGCCGCCTGAAGCAGCAGCGCAAGTCGAAGCTCCAAGTCGTGGTCCAGATGGTCCGCATGGACGGCAACCGCCACGAAGTGGAAGACTTCACCCGATTCTGGCGAGACGTGCCAGGCGTCGACCTCATTCGTATCAAGGAGGACGAAACCAACCTCATGCGGCCCGATGCCGGTCACGGTGCCGCTGAGTGGACCCACCCCTGCCACTACCTCTGGCGCGGGCCCATGTACGTCAAGCACAACGGTGACGCCTATCCCTGTTGCCAGAGCTACATGCTCGACGGGGCGCCTGTCGGCAACGTGCTGCAGTCCAGCCTGAGCGACATCTTCGACGGGCCCGAAATGCAGCGCATGCGGCGGCTGCACCTGGATGGCCGCGCCGGCGAAATCGACATCTGCTCGCGCTGCTGCACCACCATCCCGCACCCGATCCTGGTAGCCGGCAGCCTGCTTTTCCATGGCCGCACCGTACGATCGCTGCTTCCGCTGGTTGAACGCCTTGTCTACGTGGCCAAGCTGCCCGCCCGCTGGTTGAACCCCCCCAAGCCGGCTGCGGTCAACCGTCAAAGCCAAGGCACGCCTGAAGCTCCGCTGGTTCAGATTGGCTCCCCACGATCTCACAAACCCTCGGACCTCGACCCGCCGGCGTGA
- a CDS encoding NADH-quinone oxidoreductase subunit M, producing the protein MDHLLSLILCIPLLGLIPLFFLPSSNPKLIKLWSNFVFLVGFFATLPLWFQFDWRADYQFVEKAPWIRSIGAYWNLGVDGYGMLLVILTALIGFLSVLCSWSAINDRLKEYYGWFMMLQFGMLGVFAARDFLLFFVFWELTLIPMYFIIAIWGGQRRGYASIKFVIYTLAGSVLMLLGILAFYWQQYVQFHRLTFDMAALLETKMPPEMAWWVFWAFFLGFAVKVPMWPLHTWLPDAHTEAPTAGSVILAGILLKMGTYGFIRFSIPMLPETARDPKVLGIVVALSIIAIIYGALVSLMQKDWKKLVAYSSVSHMGFCTLGIFALNPAGISGSIIQQINHGVSTGMLFLIVGVVYERRHTREISEYGGLFRVMPVFTFVFLIAALSSMGLPPMNGFIGEITIIKGAFEMSFWWALACGIGIALGAAYLLWLFQRTMLGELKNEKNKNLKDLNWREIAYFTPLLILVFWIGLGPRPFFRVISRSVANVVERVRPGYYYEHNLYNPLLPQELQVDKHPDF; encoded by the coding sequence ATGGATCACCTGCTCTCGCTCATTCTGTGCATCCCCCTGTTGGGACTGATTCCTCTCTTTTTCCTGCCTTCCTCGAATCCGAAGCTGATCAAGCTGTGGTCGAACTTCGTCTTCCTTGTTGGATTTTTCGCCACGTTACCGCTGTGGTTCCAGTTCGATTGGCGAGCTGACTATCAATTTGTAGAGAAGGCACCGTGGATCCGCTCGATCGGCGCCTATTGGAATCTGGGCGTGGACGGCTACGGGATGCTGTTGGTAATTCTGACAGCGTTGATCGGGTTCCTGTCGGTGCTCTGTTCGTGGAGCGCAATCAACGACCGGCTCAAGGAGTATTACGGCTGGTTCATGATGCTGCAGTTCGGGATGTTGGGCGTCTTTGCGGCGCGCGATTTCCTGCTGTTCTTCGTGTTCTGGGAACTGACGCTGATCCCGATGTACTTCATCATCGCGATCTGGGGCGGGCAGCGGCGTGGCTACGCCAGTATCAAGTTCGTGATTTATACGCTGGCCGGGTCCGTGCTGATGCTTTTGGGCATCCTGGCCTTCTACTGGCAGCAGTACGTGCAGTTCCACCGGTTGACATTCGACATGGCGGCGCTCCTGGAGACCAAGATGCCGCCGGAGATGGCGTGGTGGGTCTTCTGGGCGTTCTTCCTGGGCTTTGCCGTGAAGGTTCCGATGTGGCCGCTGCATACGTGGCTGCCGGACGCGCACACGGAAGCGCCCACCGCCGGGTCTGTGATTCTGGCCGGCATTCTGCTGAAGATGGGCACTTACGGGTTCATCCGGTTCTCGATTCCGATGCTGCCGGAGACAGCGCGGGACCCGAAGGTTCTGGGTATCGTCGTGGCACTGTCCATCATCGCCATCATCTATGGCGCGCTAGTGAGCCTGATGCAGAAGGACTGGAAGAAGCTGGTGGCTTACTCTTCAGTCAGCCACATGGGATTCTGCACCCTTGGCATTTTTGCGCTCAATCCGGCGGGCATCTCGGGTTCGATCATCCAGCAAATCAATCACGGTGTTTCCACCGGCATGCTCTTCCTCATCGTGGGCGTGGTGTACGAGCGCCGGCACACGAGGGAGATCTCCGAGTACGGCGGTCTGTTCCGGGTGATGCCGGTGTTCACGTTCGTCTTCCTGATCGCGGCACTCAGTTCGATGGGCCTGCCGCCCATGAACGGCTTTATCGGTGAAATCACCATCATCAAGGGTGCCTTCGAGATGTCGTTCTGGTGGGCGCTGGCCTGCGGCATCGGCATCGCACTGGGCGCTGCTTATCTGCTGTGGCTGTTCCAGCGGACGATGCTGGGTGAGTTAAAGAACGAGAAGAACAAGAACCTCAAGGACCTGAACTGGCGCGAAATCGCCTACTTCACTCCGCTGCTGATTCTGGTGTTCTGGATCGGCCTCGGACCGCGACCTTTCTTCCGCGTCATCAGCCGCTCGGTGGCGAATGTCGTGGAGCGGGTGCGGCCCGGCTACTACTACGAGCACAACCTGTACAATCCACTGCTGCCGCAGGAACTCCAGGTCGACAAGCATCCGGACTTCTAA
- a CDS encoding sigma-54 dependent transcriptional regulator has product MKPTQVLIVDDEPGIRESLKGVLEDEGFEVRAVPTGEIAIDEILNGSYEAVLLDVWLPGMDGLEVLQRVRSSGQSELPAVIMISGHGSIESAVRATKLGAFDFLEKPLTIEKVMVVLKNALEQRRLQQQLREIKDTSRSRLRIFGDSVPMKALRQQIQLMAATNGRVLIYGESGTGKELVAHAIHAESARADRPFVELNCAAIPEELIESELFGHRKGSIAGADGDKIGKFEKADGGTLFLDEVGDMSLKTQAKVLRVLDEQRFEPVGSAEQVQVDVRVIASTNKNLEEEIERGNFREDLFYRLNVIPFEVPPLRERVEDIPLLADQFLNEFTSAYGRKTKELTEEAYKALAEYSWPGNVRELKNLMERIVIMYPQVRIDARHIPMPIARRVVPKPADRTASLLEVRQAAERDYILKKLDESSGNVSRTAELLGLERSNLYKKMRALGIAPRE; this is encoded by the coding sequence ATGAAGCCGACCCAGGTGCTCATCGTCGACGACGAGCCGGGTATCCGCGAATCACTGAAAGGCGTGCTGGAGGACGAAGGCTTCGAGGTGCGCGCTGTTCCAACCGGAGAGATCGCGATCGACGAGATCCTGAACGGCTCCTACGAGGCGGTGCTGTTGGATGTCTGGCTGCCGGGCATGGATGGCCTGGAGGTGCTGCAGCGCGTGAGGAGTTCCGGGCAGAGCGAACTGCCGGCCGTCATCATGATTTCGGGGCACGGCAGCATCGAGTCGGCCGTGCGGGCGACCAAGTTGGGCGCATTCGATTTTCTCGAGAAACCCCTGACGATCGAGAAGGTCATGGTGGTGCTGAAGAACGCCCTGGAGCAACGCCGGCTCCAGCAGCAACTACGTGAGATTAAGGATACAAGCCGCAGCCGCCTGCGCATCTTCGGCGACAGCGTACCGATGAAAGCGCTGAGGCAGCAGATCCAGCTCATGGCCGCCACAAATGGCCGGGTACTCATCTATGGAGAGAGCGGCACGGGCAAGGAGTTGGTCGCCCACGCGATCCACGCCGAGAGCGCGCGGGCCGACCGGCCATTTGTCGAGCTGAACTGTGCCGCAATCCCGGAAGAGCTGATCGAGAGCGAGCTGTTCGGCCATCGAAAAGGGAGCATCGCCGGTGCGGATGGCGACAAGATCGGCAAGTTTGAGAAGGCAGACGGCGGAACTCTATTCCTGGACGAAGTCGGCGATATGAGCTTGAAAACGCAGGCCAAAGTGCTGCGGGTGCTGGACGAACAGCGGTTCGAGCCGGTGGGCTCGGCCGAACAGGTGCAGGTGGATGTGCGTGTGATCGCCTCGACAAACAAGAACCTGGAAGAGGAGATCGAGCGCGGCAACTTCCGGGAGGATCTCTTCTACCGGCTGAATGTAATTCCATTCGAGGTGCCACCGCTGAGGGAGCGAGTGGAGGACATTCCGCTTCTGGCCGATCAGTTCCTGAACGAGTTCACGTCGGCGTACGGTAGGAAGACCAAGGAACTGACTGAGGAGGCGTACAAAGCCCTGGCTGAGTATTCGTGGCCCGGGAATGTGCGCGAACTGAAGAACCTGATGGAGCGCATCGTCATCATGTATCCCCAGGTCAGAATTGATGCCCGGCATATCCCCATGCCGATCGCGAGGCGCGTTGTACCGAAGCCCGCCGACCGGACGGCCAGTTTGCTGGAGGTCCGGCAGGCAGCCGAGCGGGACTACATTCTGAAGAAGCTGGACGAGTCGAGTGGAAACGTCAGCCGCACCGCGGAGTTGCTGGGGTTGGAGCGGAGCAACCTATATAAGAAGATGCGGGCGCTGGGGATTGCACCTAGGGAGTAA
- a CDS encoding ATP-binding protein, producing MRQRVRFGVGLAALSILIYLVVLQGSFTVGDYGPSTPEQTYVFWGLSTLTFLLTVLLAFMLFRDAVKLYFARRAGVEGSRIRTKMLVGALSLTFLPTIFLVLWSVSVLNRNLDKWFSRPAETMKLNMQEISAVLDREAAGRLQASARWVADSAELRSFLEDGHLPTEFFATVCDQAQAERAYVHRSDGGQISICQAPPDAKGEERERGRAIKATAPVDGIGEVVIEARLPLDLLQRKKEMDQQVSDYDRLALGRKETRRFYLQLLVLITVFILFIAVWVALFLARQISSPVTALLEAARAVRGGNLSHRVKVEATDELASLVRAFNEMTQDLQANQDELERRRRFIEAVLQSIPTGVFSITHDGTIQLVNGALQRIFPDGRVQPGRKLMDLMPPDRQVELSRLLKRARRTGTADRQVEIRTEEGVRHFSVTAAALEATVTSGFVLVVEDTSELMRAQRAAAWHEVARRIAHELKNPLTPIALSSERILRQLDKTDAPPEVRRIVSECCATIGREVESVKTLVDEFARFARFPSAHPVPADLNGVVEEGLAVFHGRLENITIHLSLSSSLPTVSLDRDQFKRVIVNLVDNAAEAMADSPLRHLFIETHAVLPELVELTIADTGCGITTDDKEKLFLPYFSTKQRGTGLGLAIVSHIVAEHHARIRVEDNNPVGARFIIEIPAIASAEFDARPVEVRA from the coding sequence ATGAGACAGCGGGTACGGTTCGGTGTTGGACTGGCGGCGCTCTCCATCCTGATCTACCTCGTGGTACTCCAGGGGTCGTTCACCGTGGGCGACTACGGCCCGTCGACGCCTGAACAAACCTACGTCTTCTGGGGCCTCTCCACCCTCACCTTCCTCCTCACGGTTCTGCTCGCGTTCATGCTGTTCCGCGACGCGGTGAAGCTGTACTTCGCGCGCCGGGCCGGTGTGGAGGGTTCCCGCATCCGAACCAAGATGCTCGTTGGCGCGCTGAGCTTGACGTTTCTGCCCACGATCTTCCTCGTACTCTGGAGCGTCTCCGTTCTCAACCGCAACCTGGACAAATGGTTCAGCCGGCCAGCCGAGACCATGAAGCTGAACATGCAGGAGATCAGCGCCGTCCTGGATCGTGAGGCGGCCGGGCGACTGCAGGCCTCAGCCCGCTGGGTGGCCGATAGCGCGGAACTCCGGTCGTTTCTGGAAGATGGACATTTGCCAACGGAGTTCTTCGCCACGGTCTGCGATCAGGCCCAGGCTGAGCGCGCGTATGTCCACCGGTCCGACGGCGGACAGATCTCCATCTGCCAGGCGCCGCCGGATGCAAAGGGGGAGGAGCGGGAAAGAGGGCGGGCCATCAAGGCAACCGCACCGGTTGACGGGATCGGGGAGGTGGTGATCGAGGCTCGATTGCCGCTCGATCTGTTGCAGAGAAAGAAGGAGATGGACCAGCAGGTGAGCGACTATGACCGCTTGGCTCTGGGCAGGAAGGAGACGCGGCGGTTCTATCTGCAACTTCTCGTACTCATCACCGTCTTCATTCTATTCATTGCCGTGTGGGTTGCCTTGTTCCTCGCGCGTCAGATTTCGTCGCCGGTGACGGCCTTGCTGGAGGCAGCCCGAGCCGTTCGAGGCGGCAATCTCTCTCACAGGGTAAAGGTTGAGGCCACGGACGAATTGGCATCCCTGGTCCGAGCCTTCAATGAGATGACGCAGGACCTGCAGGCAAACCAGGATGAACTGGAACGCCGCCGCCGCTTCATCGAGGCCGTGCTCCAGAGCATCCCGACCGGTGTATTCTCCATCACCCACGACGGCACCATACAGCTGGTGAATGGAGCCCTCCAACGCATCTTCCCCGATGGGCGCGTCCAGCCGGGCCGCAAGCTGATGGATCTGATGCCCCCCGACCGCCAAGTGGAGCTGAGCCGGCTATTGAAACGGGCGCGGCGCACGGGGACGGCAGACCGGCAGGTGGAGATCCGGACGGAAGAGGGGGTCCGGCACTTCTCGGTCACGGCTGCGGCGCTGGAGGCAACCGTCACCAGCGGGTTTGTTCTGGTGGTGGAAGACACCAGCGAGTTGATGAGAGCGCAACGGGCGGCGGCGTGGCACGAAGTGGCCCGACGGATCGCCCATGAGTTGAAGAACCCCCTCACCCCGATCGCGCTCAGTTCGGAGCGTATTCTGAGACAACTGGACAAGACCGACGCTCCGCCGGAGGTGCGGAGGATCGTATCTGAGTGCTGCGCGACGATTGGGCGAGAGGTCGAAAGCGTCAAGACGCTGGTGGACGAGTTTGCCCGGTTCGCACGGTTCCCATCGGCCCATCCGGTACCCGCGGACCTGAATGGGGTGGTGGAAGAGGGACTGGCTGTGTTCCATGGGCGCCTGGAGAACATCACCATCCATCTGTCGCTCTCCTCATCACTGCCAACGGTGTCGTTGGACCGGGATCAGTTCAAGCGGGTGATCGTGAATCTGGTGGATAACGCGGCGGAGGCCATGGCCGACTCGCCGCTGCGCCACCTGTTTATCGAGACACACGCAGTGCTGCCGGAACTGGTGGAACTGACCATCGCCGACACCGGCTGCGGGATTACCACGGACGATAAGGAGAAGCTGTTCCTGCCCTACTTCAGCACCAAACAGCGTGGCACGGGGCTGGGCCTGGCGATTGTCAGCCACATCGTGGCGGAACATCATGCCCGAATTCGAGTGGAAGACAACAATCCGGTCGGCGCGCGCTTTATCATCGAGATACCGGCCATAGCGTCCGCCGAGTTTGACGCCCGGCCGGTCGAGGTGCGTGCATGA
- a CDS encoding TonB-dependent receptor, which produces MLFGQENSGRIDGTVLDETGAAIPGAKLVASAPILPRDLETVADGAGNFAFPSLPPGVYSITITKTGFTTSKQVNIRVTLGAKITLTPRLGVGTVSQTVEVTETAISLDVTSSRTSTNITSDQVVELPKSRNFNSLLAMAPGVRLESKSGSAGVGGISVDGASGSENVFILDGVEVSNTLNGSLGGSANIPFEFLREVQVKSGGFESEYGGATGGVVNLATKSGSNAYHGELDYQFTSNQLNPRPRGAWQGSPLNADVADFFAPVEDNYRKQYPGFTFGGPILKDRIYFFVGYMPEFVRSIRTNRYDSTAQTVAANRALGTRQYNQETIQHYSIARLDYSATSKLNINTSWLWSPYRTSGTLPTTDIRRAPPTNDLTVTGGWAPTQSYTASATYTLTPKFLITARYGYRYDNAKSTNYGLPGVPYYIYQTASSASPIAVPSGVAGSNGFASSSSTLATARDITTRNNVYLDATQIFEAKGQHSLKFGFALNRQSNDVATDYTNGRFDIYWGEKYSRGSINQATGTYGYYVWQDGVRLNSNVNGRNMGFYVQDAWRIHQRVTVNVGVRLENEFLPPYKKEQAGVQIANPISFGWGDKVAPRIGVAWDVLGDGKWKLSGGYASVFDVMKFNLARGSFGGEFWVSHVYELNDPNVQNLSKANPGVLGKQIISYDNRTLPINSAGVIDGNDPNMKPYQTKEFFFNLDHQLSDKVVGGIRYTRKRLINSIDDIGVLDAEDNEVYLIGNPGRGLTRDTSSVYGQKTPNGKEFLVPKATRDYDGVEFSVRGRVARSIQLNASYTYSRLYGNYAGLANSDENGRSNPNNDRAFDLPYYYFDASGSQQNVYGRLATDRPHTFKLFTSYDLKTRAGSTIIGLSQYAYSGTPLSTSVIYQSAPTYPNGRGDMGRTPFFTQTDVQVSHEISLNERARLRLEANALNVFNQAAVTNVQQQINRSAAITAAELPLSKFFGGYTLSDYVNPQNINKLTGASSNARYSPIYKLPLAYQNPRELRLGIRFIF; this is translated from the coding sequence ATGCTCTTCGGGCAAGAGAACTCCGGCCGGATCGACGGCACAGTTCTCGACGAAACCGGGGCGGCAATACCTGGTGCGAAACTGGTAGCTTCGGCTCCGATTCTGCCCCGTGACCTGGAAACGGTCGCCGATGGGGCCGGGAACTTCGCGTTCCCGAGTTTGCCTCCGGGCGTGTATTCGATCACCATCACCAAGACGGGCTTTACGACGTCAAAACAGGTGAATATCCGAGTCACGCTTGGAGCCAAGATCACGTTGACGCCCAGGTTGGGCGTAGGCACCGTTTCGCAGACAGTGGAAGTGACTGAAACGGCCATCTCGCTGGATGTTACCAGCAGCCGCACATCCACCAATATCACCTCCGACCAAGTGGTCGAACTACCCAAATCACGCAACTTCAATAGTTTGCTGGCTATGGCCCCCGGCGTCCGCCTGGAGTCGAAGTCTGGCTCGGCCGGTGTCGGCGGCATCTCGGTGGATGGCGCCAGCGGCTCAGAGAACGTCTTCATTCTGGACGGCGTGGAGGTCAGCAACACCCTGAATGGTTCACTGGGCGGCTCCGCCAACATCCCGTTCGAGTTCCTGCGCGAAGTGCAGGTCAAGAGCGGTGGGTTTGAATCCGAGTACGGCGGCGCGACGGGCGGCGTGGTCAATCTGGCCACGAAGAGCGGTAGCAATGCCTACCATGGCGAACTCGACTATCAGTTCACCAGCAACCAGCTCAACCCGCGGCCTCGCGGCGCTTGGCAGGGTTCCCCCCTCAATGCCGACGTGGCCGATTTCTTCGCTCCGGTCGAAGACAACTACCGGAAACAGTATCCCGGCTTCACGTTTGGCGGCCCGATCCTCAAGGACCGGATCTACTTCTTCGTGGGCTACATGCCCGAATTCGTGCGCTCCATTCGCACGAACCGGTACGATTCCACTGCGCAAACCGTGGCGGCTAACAGGGCGCTTGGCACCAGGCAGTACAACCAGGAAACGATCCAACACTACTCGATCGCACGCCTGGATTACTCGGCGACGTCCAAGCTGAACATCAACACCTCCTGGCTGTGGTCTCCGTACCGCACCTCTGGCACCCTACCGACCACCGACATCCGCCGCGCTCCGCCAACAAACGACTTGACGGTGACGGGCGGCTGGGCCCCGACTCAGTCGTACACGGCTTCGGCGACCTACACGCTGACTCCGAAGTTCCTGATCACCGCCCGCTATGGCTACAGGTACGATAACGCGAAGTCCACCAACTATGGCCTGCCGGGCGTGCCGTACTACATTTACCAGACAGCTTCGTCGGCCTCCCCGATAGCGGTGCCGAGTGGCGTGGCTGGCTCCAACGGCTTCGCGAGCTCCAGTTCCACGCTGGCCACGGCTCGTGATATCACCACTCGCAACAACGTCTACCTGGACGCCACGCAGATCTTTGAAGCAAAGGGCCAGCACTCCCTGAAGTTTGGCTTCGCGTTGAACCGCCAATCGAATGACGTCGCGACCGACTACACGAACGGCCGGTTCGACATCTATTGGGGTGAGAAGTACAGCCGCGGCAGCATCAATCAGGCTACCGGCACTTACGGCTACTACGTCTGGCAGGATGGCGTCCGCCTGAACTCCAACGTGAACGGCCGCAATATGGGCTTCTATGTCCAGGATGCGTGGCGCATTCACCAACGCGTCACCGTCAACGTGGGCGTGCGTCTCGAGAACGAATTCCTGCCCCCCTACAAGAAGGAACAGGCGGGCGTGCAGATTGCCAACCCGATCTCCTTTGGCTGGGGCGACAAGGTTGCTCCTCGTATCGGCGTTGCGTGGGACGTGCTCGGCGACGGCAAGTGGAAGCTGAGCGGCGGATACGCCTCGGTGTTTGACGTGATGAAGTTCAACCTGGCCCGCGGCTCCTTCGGCGGCGAGTTCTGGGTCTCTCACGTCTACGAGCTGAACGATCCGAACGTGCAGAATCTGTCCAAGGCTAACCCCGGCGTGCTCGGCAAGCAGATCATCAGCTACGACAACCGTACCCTGCCGATCAACTCCGCCGGCGTCATCGACGGCAACGACCCGAACATGAAGCCGTACCAGACCAAGGAGTTCTTCTTCAACCTCGATCACCAACTGAGTGATAAGGTGGTGGGCGGCATCCGCTACACCCGTAAGCGCCTGATCAACTCGATCGATGACATCGGCGTGCTCGATGCCGAAGACAACGAAGTGTACCTGATCGGCAATCCGGGCCGTGGCCTCACGCGGGACACCAGTTCCGTCTACGGCCAGAAGACGCCGAACGGCAAGGAATTCCTGGTTCCGAAGGCCACTCGCGATTACGACGGTGTGGAATTCAGCGTGCGCGGCCGCGTGGCCCGCAGCATCCAGCTCAACGCCTCCTACACCTACAGTCGGCTATACGGCAACTACGCCGGTCTGGCCAACTCGGACGAAAACGGCCGTTCGAACCCGAACAACGATCGCGCATTCGATCTGCCGTACTACTACTTCGACGCCAGCGGCAGCCAGCAGAATGTCTACGGACGCCTGGCGACGGATCGTCCGCACACCTTCAAGTTGTTCACCAGCTATGACCTGAAGACGCGCGCGGGTAGCACGATCATCGGTCTCAGCCAGTACGCCTACAGCGGCACGCCACTTTCGACGTCGGTGATCTACCAGTCGGCTCCGACCTATCCGAACGGCCGCGGTGACATGGGCCGGACCCCGTTCTTCACGCAGACCGATGTGCAGGTGTCGCACGAGATCTCACTCAACGAGCGGGCCCGACTACGCCTGGAAGCGAACGCGCTCAACGTGTTCAATCAGGCGGCGGTGACCAACGTACAGCAGCAGATCAACCGTAGCGCGGCAATCACCGCGGCAGAACTTCCTCTGAGCAAGTTCTTCGGCGGCTACACGCTAAGCGACTACGTCAACCCGCAGAACATCAACAAGCTCACCGGCGCGTCGAGCAATGCCCGTTACAGCCCGATCTACAAGCTACCGCTGGCCTATCAAAACCCGCGCGAGCTGAGGCTCGGAATCCGCTTTATCTTCTAA